The following are encoded in a window of Kitasatospora sp. NBC_01250 genomic DNA:
- a CDS encoding LLM class flavin-dependent oxidoreductase, which yields MASEFLWYLIPREGHYPWEPAGRRPVDLGYLQRLAADTERLGYSGALLATDLYDVWTLGSAVAAATGPGFQPLLAVHPGLVSPTLLAKMALSFEHLHGPRLRFNVVNGSTGQLREYGLDVGHDDRYRLSAEYWSLVKRLTSGEVFDHEGEFYRLKNAGASLRELAPKREGHIPLWFGGSSPAGIEMAAEHVDVYLTWGEPPHLLKEKLARVRERAAAHGRTLRIGLRLHLIVRDTEEQAWAAADRLLDVTSQATYARQLGGREAEDGVGWQRQFRQHGGQVPARARELETSPNLWPGMGLFRPGPGTAVVGSTAQVVERLREFEDLGVDTFILSGNPLLEEAYRVAETVLPALRAR from the coding sequence ATGGCCAGTGAATTCCTCTGGTACCTGATCCCGCGCGAGGGCCACTACCCGTGGGAGCCGGCCGGGCGCCGTCCGGTCGACCTCGGCTACCTGCAGCGCCTGGCCGCCGATACCGAACGGCTCGGCTACAGCGGCGCGTTGCTGGCCACCGACCTGTATGACGTGTGGACCCTGGGCAGCGCCGTGGCCGCCGCCACCGGACCCGGCTTCCAGCCGCTGCTGGCGGTGCACCCGGGGCTGGTCTCGCCCACCCTGCTGGCCAAGATGGCGCTGAGCTTCGAGCACCTGCACGGCCCGCGCCTGCGGTTCAACGTGGTCAACGGCTCGACCGGTCAGCTGCGCGAGTACGGACTGGACGTCGGGCACGACGACCGCTACCGGCTGAGCGCCGAGTACTGGAGCCTGGTCAAGCGTCTGACCTCCGGCGAAGTCTTCGACCACGAAGGCGAGTTCTACCGCCTGAAGAACGCCGGCGCGAGCCTGCGGGAGCTGGCGCCCAAGCGCGAGGGGCACATCCCGCTCTGGTTCGGCGGCTCCTCGCCGGCCGGCATCGAGATGGCGGCGGAGCACGTCGACGTCTACCTCACCTGGGGCGAACCGCCGCACCTGCTCAAGGAGAAGCTGGCCCGGGTGCGCGAGCGGGCCGCCGCGCACGGGCGCACGCTGCGGATCGGCCTGCGGCTGCACCTGATCGTACGGGACACCGAGGAGCAGGCCTGGGCGGCGGCCGACCGGCTGCTCGACGTCACCAGCCAGGCCACCTACGCCCGCCAGCTCGGCGGCCGGGAGGCCGAGGACGGGGTCGGCTGGCAGCGCCAGTTCCGCCAGCACGGCGGCCAGGTCCCGGCCAGGGCACGGGAGTTGGAGACCTCGCCGAACCTCTGGCCGGGGATGGGCCTGTTCCGTCCGGGGCCGGGCACCGCGGTGGTCGGCAGCACCGCCCAGGTCGTCGAGCGCCTGCGGGAGTTCGAGGACCTGGGGGTGGACACCTTCATCCTCTCCGGCAACCCGTTGCTGGAGGAGGCCTACCGGGTGGCCGAGACGGTGCTGCCGGCCCTGCGGGCGCGCTGA
- a CDS encoding ABC transporter substrate-binding protein has product MTITLGVHRSNPSLYYLSRLEYLEEELAKVGEQGRFHHYSDGTRTGALLADGTIDLGGTGSTPPITAQAAGHDLVYTAVSAPRPDHGALLVRADGPIRTVADLKGTTVVLGVGSWQTHLLAKALHRAGLSYRDDLTAQRPTGTEAERLRDGEIAGWVAQGAELVRALREDQVRVLIRTSEVITDRSVFFTRRSFAAERPEVVGAVTAALQRADRWVAAHLDAAAALAAADQGGELADHREALSRLPWLLEPVSAAFVAEQQEAADIFHQVGFIDRPIRLADAQLPQLAETVAAALEGSRSNGQ; this is encoded by the coding sequence ATGACCATCACCCTGGGCGTCCACCGCAGCAACCCCTCGCTCTACTACCTCTCCCGACTCGAATACCTGGAGGAGGAGTTGGCCAAGGTCGGGGAGCAGGGCCGGTTCCACCACTACAGCGACGGCACCCGCACCGGAGCGCTGCTCGCGGACGGCACCATCGACCTGGGCGGCACCGGCTCGACCCCGCCGATCACCGCCCAGGCAGCCGGGCACGACCTGGTCTACACCGCCGTCTCGGCGCCGCGCCCGGACCACGGCGCGCTGCTGGTGCGGGCGGACGGGCCGATCCGGACCGTCGCCGACCTCAAGGGCACCACCGTGGTGCTCGGCGTCGGCTCCTGGCAGACCCACCTGCTGGCCAAGGCGCTGCACCGGGCGGGCCTGTCCTACCGGGACGACCTCACTGCGCAGCGGCCGACGGGCACCGAGGCCGAGCGGCTGCGCGACGGCGAGATCGCCGGCTGGGTCGCGCAGGGCGCCGAACTGGTCCGGGCGCTGCGCGAGGACCAGGTCCGGGTGCTGATCCGCACCAGCGAGGTGATCACCGACCGCTCGGTCTTCTTCACCCGCCGGTCCTTCGCCGCCGAGCGGCCCGAGGTGGTGGGCGCCGTCACCGCCGCCCTGCAGCGCGCCGACCGCTGGGTGGCCGCGCACCTGGACGCGGCCGCCGCACTCGCCGCCGCCGACCAGGGCGGTGAGCTCGCCGATCACCGGGAGGCGCTCTCCCGGCTGCCCTGGCTGCTGGAGCCGGTGAGCGCCGCGTTCGTCGCCGAGCAGCAGGAGGCCGCCGACATCTTCCACCAGGTCGGCTTCATCGACCGGCCGATCCGGCTGGCGGATGCCCAACTGCCGCAGCTGGCCGAGACCGTGGCCGCCGCGCTGGAAGGGAGCCGCAGCAATGGCCAGTGA
- a CDS encoding ABC transporter ATP-binding protein: protein MTAEARLAVRLRGLRRVFAGRAVLDDLDLDLPRGEFTALLGASGTGKTTLLRILGALDAPDAGRVLVPEARTVVFQEPRLVPSKRVLANVALGLPRGRDTELRARRALAEVGLEQHAEAWPSTLSGGEAQRVALARALLREPELLLLDEPFAALDALTRLRMQDLVGELCRKHRPAVLLVTHDVDEAVRLADRVAVLREGRLIRDERVEVARPRDPADPAFASLRRRLLADLGVEQSSPGPRA, encoded by the coding sequence ATGACCGCCGAGGCTCGGCTCGCCGTCCGACTGCGCGGTCTGCGGCGGGTCTTCGCCGGCCGGGCGGTGCTCGACGATCTCGATCTCGACCTGCCCCGCGGCGAGTTCACCGCGCTGCTCGGGGCCAGCGGCACCGGCAAGACCACGCTGCTGCGCATCCTCGGCGCACTCGACGCCCCCGACGCGGGCCGGGTCCTGGTGCCGGAGGCCCGGACCGTGGTCTTCCAGGAGCCCCGGCTGGTCCCGTCCAAGCGGGTGCTGGCCAATGTCGCACTGGGCCTGCCGCGCGGTCGGGACACCGAACTGAGGGCCCGCCGGGCACTCGCGGAGGTCGGCCTGGAGCAGCACGCCGAAGCCTGGCCGAGCACCCTGTCCGGCGGCGAGGCGCAGCGGGTCGCGCTGGCCCGGGCGCTGCTGCGCGAGCCCGAACTCCTGCTGCTGGACGAGCCGTTCGCCGCGCTGGACGCGCTGACCAGGTTGCGCATGCAGGACCTGGTCGGCGAGCTGTGCCGCAAGCACCGGCCCGCGGTGCTGCTCGTCACCCACGACGTGGACGAGGCGGTGCGGCTGGCCGACCGGGTGGCCGTGCTGCGCGAGGGCCGGCTGATCCGCGACGAGCGGGTCGAGGTGGCCCGCCCGCGCGACCCGGCCGACCCCGCGTTCGCGTCCCTGCGCCGCCGGCTGCTCGCCGACCTCGGGGTCGAGCAGTCCTCGCCCGGGCCACGTGCTTAG
- a CDS encoding ABC transporter permease, which translates to MTAGPALEERAAEVAALVTPRVAQARPRPRALSLTLRAIGPLALLGAWSAASAGGLLTPDVLASPADVVRAVGELWGNGQLGDALTVSLTRSGLGLLFGLTAGLLLGVTTGLSRLGEELLDSPMQVLRTVPFLALVPLFMVWFGINETAKVVIIAVATTFPMYVNTAQGVRGVDRKLIEAARAFGLGRLALVREVVLPAALPALLAGLRLSMTLSVIALIAAEEINSTAGIGYLMTQAQNYARTDILAVCILIYGLLGLLADLLVRLLERVLMPWRATGAGR; encoded by the coding sequence ATGACGGCCGGTCCCGCGCTCGAGGAGCGGGCCGCCGAGGTGGCCGCGCTGGTCACACCGCGCGTCGCTCAGGCCCGTCCGCGACCCCGGGCCCTCTCGCTCACCCTGCGCGCGATCGGCCCGCTCGCGCTGCTCGGCGCCTGGAGCGCCGCCTCGGCCGGCGGTCTGCTGACCCCCGACGTGCTCGCCTCGCCGGCCGATGTGGTCCGCGCGGTCGGGGAGTTGTGGGGCAACGGCCAGCTCGGCGACGCCCTCACGGTCTCGCTCACCCGCTCCGGCCTCGGCCTGCTCTTCGGTCTGACGGCGGGGCTGCTGCTCGGCGTCACCACCGGACTCTCCCGGCTGGGCGAGGAGTTGCTCGACTCGCCGATGCAGGTGCTGCGCACCGTGCCGTTCCTCGCGCTGGTCCCGCTCTTCATGGTCTGGTTCGGCATCAACGAGACCGCCAAGGTGGTGATCATCGCGGTCGCCACCACCTTCCCGATGTACGTCAACACCGCGCAGGGCGTGCGCGGTGTCGACCGCAAGCTGATCGAGGCGGCGCGCGCCTTCGGCCTGGGCCGGCTCGCGCTCGTCCGCGAGGTGGTGCTGCCCGCCGCACTGCCCGCGCTGCTGGCGGGCCTGCGGCTGTCGATGACGCTGAGCGTGATCGCGCTGATCGCCGCCGAGGAGATCAATTCCACTGCGGGCATCGGCTACTTGATGACCCAGGCGCAGAACTACGCACGGACCGACATCCTGGCCGTCTGCATCCTGATCTACGGCCTGCTCGGCCTGCTCGCCGACCTGCTGGTGCGGCTGCTGGAGCGGGTGCTGATGCCCTGGCGCGCGACGGGAGCCGGCCGATGA
- a CDS encoding NrtA/SsuA/CpmA family ABC transporter substrate-binding protein — protein MNLSRPLLAAAAALLTLSLAVACSSSPATGHGAAGAAEVTVRIPDPGNSGVLALGKKDGTLERALSAVHAKVAWTGSAGPFAPAAQELNAGQLDFALGSITSAVTALAAKPGFKLFAATDPDPVGEGILVKDGSPIGSVKDLVGKKVAVNQGGTGEYLLLQALARNGVPADQVQRVYLRPDQSAPVFNSGQVDAWATWSSYAVAALAGSGAHFLANGQALGSDNYSVWAVRTAFADQHPEVTRALYQYLHDGDVKAKADPAAYLNVFTDAGPLAVNGRTKEISVDFGRQNGVLGPINDTVAARFDRVAAFYADQKITRSKVAIRPDLLDITKLPTAGAASAGAR, from the coding sequence GTGAACCTCTCCCGCCCCCTGCTCGCCGCGGCTGCCGCGCTGCTCACCCTCTCGCTCGCCGTCGCCTGCTCCTCCTCCCCGGCCACCGGCCACGGCGCCGCCGGCGCCGCCGAGGTGACCGTGCGCATCCCCGACCCCGGCAACTCCGGTGTGCTGGCCCTCGGCAAGAAGGACGGCACGCTGGAGCGCGCGCTCTCCGCCGTGCACGCCAAGGTGGCCTGGACCGGCAGCGCGGGCCCGTTCGCCCCCGCCGCCCAGGAGTTGAACGCCGGGCAGCTCGACTTCGCGCTCGGCTCGATCACCTCCGCGGTGACCGCGCTCGCCGCCAAGCCGGGCTTCAAGCTCTTCGCCGCCACCGACCCCGATCCGGTGGGGGAGGGGATCCTGGTCAAGGACGGCTCGCCGATCGGCTCGGTCAAGGACCTGGTGGGCAAGAAGGTCGCCGTCAACCAGGGCGGCACCGGTGAGTACCTGCTGCTCCAGGCGCTGGCCAGGAACGGTGTGCCGGCCGATCAGGTGCAGCGCGTCTACCTGCGCCCCGACCAGTCCGCCCCGGTCTTCAACTCCGGCCAGGTGGACGCCTGGGCGACCTGGAGCAGCTACGCGGTCGCCGCGCTGGCCGGCTCGGGCGCGCACTTCCTGGCCAACGGCCAGGCGCTCGGCTCGGACAACTACAGCGTCTGGGCGGTGCGCACGGCCTTCGCCGATCAGCACCCCGAGGTGACCCGGGCGCTCTACCAGTACCTGCACGACGGCGACGTGAAGGCCAAGGCCGATCCGGCGGCCTACCTCAACGTCTTCACCGACGCCGGACCGCTGGCGGTCAACGGGCGGACGAAGGAGATCAGCGTGGACTTCGGGCGGCAGAACGGCGTGCTCGGGCCGATCAACGACACGGTGGCCGCGCGCTTCGACCGCGTCGCCGCCTTCTACGCCGACCAGAAGATCACCAGGAGCAAGGTGGCGATCCGGCCCGACCTGCTGGACATCACCAAGCTGCCGACCGCCGGTGCCGCCTCGGCCGGTGCCCGATGA
- a CDS encoding ABC transporter substrate-binding protein, protein MPTPAPAQAPDALWFTRCPVPTATGIAADQGWLAAEFAAEGIAVRSLQDVPAELAADHHYTHALPGLFREGGNVPALWARSRGEHTRLIGLTWIEERQVVLVRAGSGLRGAGALRGLRLAVPRHPIGIDFWQAMALAGFTGALGSVGLTLADARLTEVTAQPGAGQWTAELTALREGRVDAVYVKGALAVEAAQRFGAEAAVELDAEPDRRTRVNNGTPRPVTVRQDLLDARPDLVARFLAVLLRAADWAAERPGEVARILGAETGAGAAGVAGAYAADSHRTLHLSLASDRLDLLAQQERLLRQHGFLPEPVDVAAWADPEPLRAAQALLAARS, encoded by the coding sequence ATGCCCACGCCCGCTCCAGCCCAGGCACCCGACGCACTCTGGTTCACCCGCTGCCCGGTCCCCACCGCCACCGGCATCGCCGCCGACCAGGGCTGGCTGGCGGCCGAGTTCGCCGCCGAGGGGATCGCCGTCCGCTCGCTGCAGGACGTCCCCGCCGAGCTGGCCGCGGACCACCACTACACCCACGCGCTGCCCGGCCTCTTCCGCGAGGGCGGCAACGTGCCCGCGCTGTGGGCCCGTTCGCGCGGCGAGCACACCAGGCTGATCGGTCTGACCTGGATCGAGGAGCGCCAGGTGGTGCTGGTGCGGGCCGGTAGCGGCCTGCGCGGCGCGGGCGCGCTGCGCGGACTGCGGCTGGCGGTCCCGCGGCACCCGATCGGCATCGACTTCTGGCAGGCGATGGCGCTGGCCGGCTTCACCGGGGCGCTCGGATCCGTCGGACTCACCCTGGCCGACGCCCGGTTGACCGAGGTGACCGCCCAGCCGGGCGCCGGCCAGTGGACCGCCGAGCTGACCGCGCTGCGCGAGGGCCGGGTGGACGCCGTCTACGTCAAGGGTGCGCTGGCGGTGGAGGCGGCGCAGCGGTTCGGCGCCGAGGCGGCCGTCGAGCTGGACGCCGAGCCGGACCGCCGCACCCGGGTCAACAACGGGACACCGCGTCCGGTGACCGTCCGCCAGGACCTGCTGGACGCCCGGCCCGACCTGGTCGCCAGGTTCCTCGCGGTGCTGCTGCGGGCCGCGGACTGGGCGGCCGAGCGGCCCGGCGAGGTGGCCCGGATCCTCGGCGCGGAGACCGGCGCCGGTGCGGCCGGTGTCGCGGGCGCCTACGCCGCCGACAGCCACCGCACCCTGCACCTCTCGCTCGCCTCCGACCGCCTCGACCTGCTCGCCCAGCAGGAGCGGCTGCTGCGCCAGCACGGCTTCCTGCCCGAGCCGGTGGACGTGGCCGCCTGGGCCGACCCCGAACCACTGCGCGCCGCACAGGCGTTGCTCGCTGCGCGCAGCTGA
- a CDS encoding IclR family transcriptional regulator, giving the protein MAEAAATTPPPPAARTPPSGAQAVVRALGLLHCFHDNGPELSASDLARRTGLSVSTAHRLARTLVSMEFLEQNQLTARYRLGPAVAELGQLSFHQRGLHLAAPELAVLARRTGATADLAIRSGQHALILVGDSVRPDSGLGLRRPLHSTALGKVLLAWPDPAEPAPGLAAGHPLRAFTARTIVDPAQLAAELDRVRQAGHALNDRESADGVRTVAVPVLDAAGQARFALAVRSTPERLTAERLPEVLREAHGCAAALRVLLLPPEQRPRPA; this is encoded by the coding sequence ATGGCCGAGGCCGCCGCCACCACGCCCCCGCCGCCGGCCGCCCGCACCCCGCCCAGCGGCGCGCAGGCGGTCGTCCGCGCACTCGGGCTGTTGCACTGCTTCCACGACAACGGACCGGAGTTGAGCGCCTCCGACCTGGCCCGGCGCACCGGGCTCTCGGTCTCCACCGCGCACCGGCTGGCCCGCACCCTGGTCAGCATGGAGTTCCTGGAGCAGAACCAGCTGACCGCCCGCTACCGGCTCGGCCCCGCGGTCGCCGAACTGGGCCAGCTCAGCTTCCACCAGCGGGGCCTGCACCTGGCCGCCCCCGAGCTGGCGGTGCTGGCCCGGCGCACCGGCGCCACCGCCGACCTGGCGATCCGCAGCGGCCAGCACGCGCTGATCCTGGTGGGCGACTCGGTGCGCCCGGACTCCGGGCTGGGCCTGCGCCGACCACTGCACTCCACCGCACTGGGCAAGGTGCTGCTCGCCTGGCCCGACCCGGCGGAGCCGGCGCCCGGCCTGGCCGCCGGCCACCCGCTGCGCGCCTTCACCGCCCGCACCATCGTCGATCCCGCCCAGCTGGCAGCCGAGTTGGACCGGGTCCGGCAGGCCGGCCACGCCCTGAACGACCGCGAGTCGGCCGACGGCGTCCGCACCGTGGCGGTACCGGTGCTGGACGCGGCGGGGCAGGCCAGGTTCGCGCTCGCCGTCCGCTCCACGCCCGAGCGGCTCACCGCCGAGCGGCTGCCCGAGGTGCTGCGCGAGGCGCACGGCTGCGCGGCCGCGCTGCGCGTCCTGCTCCTGCCGCCGGAGCAGCGGCCACGACCCGCGTAG
- a CDS encoding winged helix-turn-helix domain-containing protein codes for MPTGADRWHPAAAGPPPVAAPAPAAAPDRVAPELFGALPEGATVVAALPHSALPQALLAQYGAQLGAQGAGQPLVGYLVLVPAESAPGAVAPLGLAPLAPATVPLAPAPEYPPVPDYAPLPEFVPQGALDHPAPEEPVAHFRSESAPDLAAQRPARQPARGIRVDLDRRSAYVDGELLDLTYLEFELLAHLTQHPQRVHTRDHLVSAVWGYGHVGDGRTVDVHVARLRRKLGAAHRDSIVTVRRVGYKYAPIGRS; via the coding sequence ATGCCCACCGGTGCGGACCGCTGGCATCCGGCCGCCGCAGGCCCACCGCCCGTCGCCGCCCCGGCTCCGGCCGCCGCGCCGGACCGCGTCGCGCCCGAGCTGTTCGGCGCGCTTCCCGAGGGCGCCACCGTCGTCGCCGCGCTGCCGCACTCCGCCCTGCCGCAGGCACTGCTCGCGCAGTACGGGGCCCAGTTGGGCGCCCAGGGTGCCGGGCAGCCGCTGGTCGGCTACCTGGTGCTGGTGCCGGCCGAGTCGGCGCCGGGCGCGGTCGCCCCGCTGGGCCTGGCGCCGCTGGCGCCGGCCACCGTCCCGCTCGCCCCGGCACCGGAGTACCCGCCGGTGCCCGACTACGCCCCGCTGCCGGAGTTCGTGCCGCAGGGCGCACTCGACCACCCGGCCCCGGAGGAGCCGGTGGCACACTTCCGGTCCGAGTCCGCACCCGATCTCGCGGCGCAGCGACCGGCGCGGCAGCCCGCCCGCGGCATCCGTGTCGACCTGGACCGGCGCAGCGCCTACGTCGACGGTGAACTGCTCGATCTCACCTACCTGGAGTTCGAGTTGCTCGCCCACCTCACCCAGCACCCGCAGCGGGTACACACCCGCGACCACCTGGTCTCCGCGGTCTGGGGGTACGGTCACGTCGGCGACGGCCGGACGGTGGACGTCCATGTCGCGCGACTGCGCCGCAAGCTGGGCGCCGCGCACCGGGACAGCATCGTCACCGTGCGGCGGGTCGGCTACAAGTACGCGCCGATCGGCCGCAGCTGA
- a CDS encoding GTP-binding protein, with amino-acid sequence MASVRSDGPSVSVPFRAPDGSPTTALKILVAGGLGVGKTTLVGAVSEIRPLRTEERLSELGRPVDDTSAVAAKHTTTVAMDFGRIDLRPGLALYLFGTPGQDRFWFVWDELALGALGAVVLADTRRLADCFPSVDFFERRGLPFLIAVNCFEGTEVFDVEDVRAALDLDPDVPVLLCDARRREDGREVLIRLVQHAARRRSV; translated from the coding sequence ATGGCCTCCGTGCGCTCTGACGGTCCGTCAGTCTCCGTACCGTTCCGGGCTCCCGACGGATCACCGACGACCGCGCTGAAGATCCTGGTGGCCGGCGGTCTGGGGGTGGGCAAGACCACGCTGGTCGGCGCGGTGAGCGAGATCCGGCCGCTGCGCACCGAGGAGCGGCTCAGCGAGCTGGGCCGCCCGGTGGACGACACCAGCGCGGTGGCCGCCAAGCACACCACCACGGTGGCGATGGACTTCGGGCGGATCGACCTGCGGCCCGGCCTCGCGCTCTACCTCTTCGGGACCCCGGGGCAGGACCGGTTCTGGTTCGTCTGGGACGAGTTGGCGCTGGGTGCGCTGGGCGCCGTGGTGCTGGCCGACACCCGGCGGCTGGCCGACTGCTTCCCCTCGGTGGACTTCTTCGAGCGGCGCGGCCTGCCGTTCCTGATCGCGGTGAACTGCTTCGAGGGCACCGAGGTGTTCGACGTCGAGGACGTGCGGGCCGCGCTCGACCTGGATCCGGACGTGCCCGTGCTGCTCTGCGACGCCCGCCGCCGCGAGGACGGCCGCGAGGTGCTGATCCGGCTCGTGCAGCACGCCGCGCGCCGCCGGTCGGTCTGA
- a CDS encoding DUF742 domain-containing protein produces MVRLFALTKGRARPVGDGFFDLISMISLADPRARDPFQPEPVLDPEHRAILDLCADGPLSVAELGSYTDLPVSVVRVLLGDLDDAELIHVTRPVPLAELPDERLLREVINGLRAL; encoded by the coding sequence ATGGTGCGCCTCTTCGCACTGACCAAGGGCCGGGCCAGGCCGGTCGGCGACGGGTTCTTCGACCTGATCTCGATGATCTCGCTCGCCGACCCCCGGGCCCGGGACCCGTTCCAGCCCGAGCCGGTGCTGGACCCGGAGCACCGGGCGATCCTCGACCTGTGCGCCGACGGCCCGCTCTCGGTGGCCGAACTCGGCTCCTACACGGACCTGCCGGTGAGCGTCGTCCGGGTGCTGCTGGGCGACCTCGACGACGCCGAACTGATCCACGTCACCAGACCCGTCCCGCTCGCCGAACTGCCCGACGAGCGCCTGCTGCGAGAAGTGATCAATGGCCTCCGTGCGCTCTGA
- a CDS encoding roadblock/LC7 domain-containing protein, which produces MTAMTQPAGDLNWLLDDLVGRVAALRHAVILSSDGLATGASQGLGREDAEHLAAVAAGFHSLAKGAGRHFEVGGVRQTMVELDEAFLFITAAGDGSCLAVLSDADSDIGQIAYEMALLVKRVGEHLAAEPRHPAG; this is translated from the coding sequence ATGACCGCAATGACCCAGCCCGCCGGCGACCTCAACTGGCTTCTGGACGACCTGGTGGGACGCGTCGCGGCACTGCGCCACGCGGTCATCCTCTCCAGCGACGGTCTGGCCACCGGGGCTTCGCAGGGGCTCGGCCGGGAGGACGCCGAGCACCTGGCCGCGGTCGCGGCCGGTTTCCACAGCCTGGCCAAGGGCGCGGGCCGCCACTTCGAGGTCGGCGGGGTGCGGCAGACCATGGTCGAGCTGGACGAGGCCTTCCTCTTCATCACGGCTGCGGGTGACGGCAGTTGCCTGGCGGTGCTGAGCGACGCGGACTCCGACATCGGCCAGATCGCCTACGAGATGGCGCTGTTGGTCAAGCGGGTCGGGGAGCACCTGGCGGCCGAGCCCCGGCACCCGGCCGGATGA